Proteins from one Brevibacillus humidisoli genomic window:
- the pheS gene encoding phenylalanine--tRNA ligase subunit alpha: MQSRLQELKQAAMSRLGEISDTQQLQELRVKYLGKKGELTEILRGMGSLSAEERPVVGQLVNEVRGELEAAIAAKQTALNQAAVEAKLAAESLDVTLPGRPLPSGTMHPLSRIIEQAEDIFIGLGFEVAEGPEVELDHFNFEMLNLPKDHPARDMQDSFYITEEILLRTQTSPVQARTMLRKEGKTPVKIICPGKVYRRDDDDATHSHQFTQIEGLVVDRGIRMSDLKGTLLTFARQMFGEDQQIRLRPSFFPFTEPSVEVDIQCIFCGGDGCRTCKQTGWIEILGAGMVHPRVLEMGGYDPREVSGFAFGMGVERIAMLKYGIEDIRHFYTNDVRFLRQFNRV; encoded by the coding sequence GTGCAATCACGTCTTCAGGAATTGAAACAGGCCGCCATGTCGCGGCTTGGTGAAATCTCAGACACGCAGCAATTGCAAGAACTGCGGGTAAAGTACCTGGGCAAGAAAGGTGAATTGACGGAGATTTTGCGGGGCATGGGCAGCCTGTCCGCTGAAGAACGTCCGGTCGTAGGACAGTTGGTCAATGAAGTACGGGGCGAACTGGAAGCGGCAATCGCGGCGAAGCAAACCGCGTTGAATCAGGCCGCTGTCGAGGCAAAGCTGGCAGCTGAATCGCTTGACGTCACGCTGCCGGGTCGACCGTTGCCAAGTGGAACGATGCATCCCCTGTCGCGCATCATCGAGCAGGCCGAAGATATTTTCATCGGTCTTGGCTTTGAAGTGGCAGAGGGACCGGAGGTAGAACTGGATCACTTCAACTTTGAAATGCTCAACCTGCCAAAAGATCACCCGGCCCGCGATATGCAGGATTCGTTTTACATCACCGAGGAGATTCTGCTGCGGACCCAGACTTCGCCGGTACAGGCACGGACCATGTTGAGAAAAGAAGGAAAAACACCAGTAAAGATTATCTGTCCAGGGAAAGTGTACCGACGTGATGACGATGACGCGACCCACTCCCACCAGTTTACGCAGATCGAAGGACTGGTTGTGGACAGAGGAATCCGGATGAGTGATTTGAAGGGAACCTTGCTCACGTTTGCCCGGCAGATGTTTGGTGAAGACCAGCAGATCAGGCTGCGCCCCAGCTTCTTTCCGTTTACCGAACCAAGCGTGGAGGTAGACATCCAGTGCATTTTCTGCGGAGGAGATGGCTGTCGCACCTGCAAACAGACCGGCTGGATCGAAATCCTCGGGGCCGGTATGGTCCATCCGCGTGTGCTGGAGATGGGGGGCTATGATCCGCGTGAAGTGAGCGGTTTTGCCTTTGGAATGGGCGTGGAGCGAATCGCCATGCTCAAGTACGGGATTGAAGACATTCGCCATTTCTACACCAATGACGTCCGGTTCTTGCGTCAGTTCAATCGGGTATAG
- a CDS encoding DUF2225 domain-containing protein, which produces MDLLYDKTVTCLYCDHTFPTKKVRQGMQAAISRDTDFCTYYKEQQCNPILYTVSVCPQCGFSFTEHFSTTLTPQARELVKQQIAAKWQKKQFGSLRSIKTATAAYKLALHAAVLTDQPHSIKAGLCLRLSWLYRFLQDEAEEQRFIQFAAEEYERSYEHSDYVVGDKEMSEVRMLYLIGELKRRIGSLDDAVRYFSKVVQMKGETIETGIVHMAQEQWSLARQAHSEQRKQHATS; this is translated from the coding sequence ATGGATTTGCTGTACGATAAAACGGTAACCTGCCTCTATTGTGATCACACATTTCCGACCAAGAAAGTTCGGCAAGGCATGCAGGCCGCTATCAGCCGAGACACCGATTTCTGCACCTACTACAAAGAACAGCAGTGCAATCCGATCTTGTATACGGTAAGTGTCTGTCCGCAATGCGGCTTCTCGTTCACCGAACATTTTTCGACAACCCTGACCCCACAAGCGCGTGAACTGGTGAAACAGCAAATCGCCGCCAAATGGCAGAAAAAGCAGTTCGGAAGCCTGCGGAGCATCAAGACAGCCACTGCCGCCTACAAGCTGGCTCTCCATGCAGCAGTGCTGACCGATCAGCCGCACAGCATCAAGGCAGGACTCTGCCTGCGCCTTAGTTGGTTGTACCGCTTTCTGCAGGATGAAGCAGAGGAACAGAGATTCATCCAGTTTGCCGCAGAGGAATACGAACGCTCGTATGAGCACTCAGACTATGTGGTCGGCGACAAAGAAATGTCAGAAGTACGGATGCTCTACCTCATCGGTGAACTGAAGCGACGTATCGGCAGCCTGGATGATGCGGTCCGCTACTTTTCCAAAGTGGTTCAAATGAAAGGGGAAACGATCGAGACGGGGATCGTCCACATGGCTCAAGAGCAGTGGTCATTAGCTCGGCAAGCTCACTCGGAGCAGCGAAAGCAGCATGCCACTTCATAG
- a CDS encoding TrmH family RNA methyltransferase, protein MTLDVIHSPHNQQIKRLASLLSRKGRTESGRYLVEGVHLVEEALKSEAEVTTVVYDAERGIPEEIASMLAGRPDVALLPVSSSIFHKLSETKSPQGILAEVGKRQLDWKMWWNGQRNHDRLLLLLDEIQDPGNLGTILRTAEAAGVDAVVVGRGSVDLYNGKVVRATMGALFRLAVFVEDLVPLMDEIAQAGGNLLVTSLEEASQPYDAPLYAGHVAIVIGNEGRGVSPHVRERATDYVHIPLYGKAESLNAAVAAGIMLYEARRQQKKRV, encoded by the coding sequence ATGACTTTGGACGTGATTCATTCTCCCCACAATCAGCAGATCAAACGGCTGGCCAGCCTGCTTAGTCGAAAGGGCCGCACGGAGTCCGGTCGGTATCTGGTCGAAGGGGTACACCTGGTGGAGGAGGCCCTCAAGTCTGAGGCAGAGGTCACTACTGTTGTCTATGATGCCGAGCGCGGGATTCCCGAGGAGATTGCATCGATGCTGGCGGGCCGACCGGACGTTGCCTTGCTGCCTGTCTCCTCATCCATCTTCCATAAGTTGTCGGAAACCAAATCACCGCAGGGAATCCTCGCTGAGGTGGGCAAGCGGCAGCTCGACTGGAAGATGTGGTGGAACGGGCAGAGGAATCATGACAGGTTGCTATTGCTGCTCGATGAGATACAAGACCCCGGGAATCTAGGCACCATCCTGCGAACGGCTGAAGCGGCCGGCGTCGATGCGGTTGTCGTCGGTCGGGGGAGCGTTGATCTCTACAACGGAAAAGTGGTTCGTGCGACGATGGGTGCTCTGTTTCGGTTGGCTGTATTTGTTGAGGATCTGGTTCCGCTGATGGATGAGATCGCCCAGGCAGGGGGAAACCTGCTGGTCACCTCCCTGGAAGAAGCCAGTCAACCGTATGATGCCCCGCTGTATGCCGGGCATGTGGCAATCGTGATCGGTAACGAAGGGAGAGGAGTTTCCCCCCATGTACGGGAGCGGGCGACAGACTATGTCCATATTCCTCTCTACGGGAAGGCAGAATCTCTGAATGCCGCAGTGGCTGCGGGGATTATGCTATACGAAGCAAGACGGCAGCAAAAGAAAAGAGTGTAG
- a CDS encoding potassium channel family protein → MSKQFAIIGMGRFGSSVARTLYEMDYEVMGIDEDEEKINENIQYVTHAVAADSTDERALKEIGIRNFDVVVVSIGADIQASILTTLILKEMGVKKIVAKAQNERHGQVLYKVGADRVVFPERDMGVRVAHNLISANVLDFIELAEDYSVAEVVVAPTMVGKDLRQLDVRARYGVNVIAIKSGEQFNISPRPDDVIQHNDVLVVIGHNRDLKEFEEKA, encoded by the coding sequence ATGTCCAAACAGTTTGCAATCATCGGGATGGGGCGGTTTGGTTCCAGTGTCGCCCGCACGCTGTACGAGATGGATTATGAAGTGATGGGGATTGATGAGGACGAAGAGAAGATTAATGAAAACATTCAGTATGTGACACATGCCGTTGCTGCTGATTCTACGGATGAGCGGGCGCTGAAAGAGATCGGCATCCGCAACTTCGACGTTGTCGTCGTCTCGATCGGTGCGGATATCCAGGCGAGCATCCTGACGACGCTGATCCTCAAGGAGATGGGTGTCAAAAAGATCGTAGCAAAAGCGCAGAACGAGCGGCACGGACAGGTGTTGTACAAAGTGGGGGCCGATCGTGTCGTCTTTCCGGAGCGTGACATGGGGGTTCGTGTCGCCCATAATCTGATTTCCGCCAACGTTCTTGATTTCATCGAGTTGGCTGAAGATTACAGTGTTGCCGAGGTAGTAGTCGCCCCGACAATGGTTGGCAAGGATTTGCGCCAGTTGGACGTGCGTGCTCGCTACGGAGTCAACGTCATCGCGATTAAAAGCGGAGAGCAGTTTAACATTTCGCCGCGTCCGGATGATGTGATTCAGCATAACGATGTCCTGGTTGTGATCGGTCACAATCGCGATTTAAAAGAGTTTGAGGAGAAGGCGTAA
- the sspI gene encoding small acid-soluble spore protein SspI: MNINQLNLRQAIMYKMQGSDSSAVKDTINDAVTTGQEKTLPGLGVLFEVLWKNSDPSKQQEMADEIANHLPKQVGTPV, translated from the coding sequence GTGAACATCAACCAGCTCAACTTGCGTCAAGCGATCATGTATAAAATGCAGGGTTCTGACTCATCTGCCGTAAAAGATACAATCAACGATGCCGTAACGACCGGCCAGGAAAAAACACTACCGGGATTAGGCGTCCTGTTTGAGGTGTTGTGGAAAAACAGCGATCCTAGCAAGCAGCAGGAAATGGCAGACGAGATCGCCAACCACCTGCCCAAACAGGTAGGCACGCCCGTGTAA
- a CDS encoding Ger(x)C family spore germination protein, which produces MLLIIVTVVTTGCWDRRELEERISVLAIGIDHIKGKEDRYRISVQIPIPIKIAGSGGRGGGSSGDAVKIVTTTGKTVQDAMNNLQKRLNQQIFVGHTRVLAISEDVARAGMKAAFDAYRRDPTIRRLLWPVIVKGEARTLLMANPKLSQIPVVFIMDLIENGARSGMIPDQTLGDFYSQTSNQALQPIMNYVEATEEDVGWRGVAVFRNHKMVGTLEDEQTWVLLQLRDQMQGGDVVVPLPGNEGDYLTFRPHFVDTHLEMKHTGGSHHAHYTCTVQGDVIENTKGPQIKGEQGVNKLQEIIKREMEKRAAELLVKLQKEYRSDVLKLGLWVKGHHQDYWSRHDWETSFPDLPIKVTYDIRIRRFGMEMQ; this is translated from the coding sequence TTGCTGCTGATCATAGTGACCGTCGTGACGACCGGCTGCTGGGATCGGCGTGAACTGGAAGAGCGGATCTCAGTCCTCGCCATCGGAATTGACCATATAAAAGGGAAAGAAGACCGATATCGAATCAGTGTGCAGATCCCGATCCCCATTAAAATTGCCGGCAGCGGCGGACGAGGGGGAGGGAGCAGCGGCGATGCCGTCAAAATAGTAACCACCACGGGCAAAACCGTTCAGGATGCGATGAACAACCTGCAGAAACGCCTGAATCAGCAGATCTTTGTCGGACACACCCGGGTTTTAGCGATCAGTGAGGACGTAGCCAGAGCAGGCATGAAAGCAGCCTTTGACGCCTACCGGCGTGATCCGACGATACGCCGGCTGCTCTGGCCGGTTATCGTAAAAGGTGAAGCGAGAACACTGCTTATGGCCAATCCCAAGCTGTCTCAAATCCCAGTGGTGTTTATCATGGACCTGATTGAGAACGGGGCGAGATCGGGCATGATTCCCGATCAGACCCTTGGCGATTTCTACAGCCAGACGTCCAATCAAGCGTTGCAGCCGATCATGAACTATGTGGAAGCTACGGAGGAAGATGTTGGCTGGAGAGGTGTCGCTGTGTTTCGTAATCATAAGATGGTCGGCACGCTTGAGGATGAACAAACTTGGGTGCTGCTGCAGCTGCGGGATCAGATGCAAGGAGGGGACGTGGTGGTTCCTCTGCCTGGGAACGAGGGGGATTACCTCACATTTCGTCCTCATTTCGTGGATACGCATCTCGAGATGAAGCATACGGGCGGATCGCACCATGCTCACTATACCTGCACTGTACAAGGGGATGTGATTGAAAATACGAAAGGACCTCAGATAAAAGGGGAACAAGGGGTAAACAAGCTGCAGGAAATCATTAAGAGAGAGATGGAGAAGCGGGCCGCAGAACTCTTGGTCAAGCTGCAAAAGGAGTATCGCAGTGATGTCCTCAAACTGGGCTTGTGGGTCAAGGGGCATCATCAGGACTACTGGAGCCGTCATGATTGGGAAACATCTTTTCCCGATCTTCCGATCAAAGTGACGTACGATATTCGGATTCGCCGGTTTGGGATGGAGATGCAATAA
- a CDS encoding GerAB/ArcD/ProY family transporter, which produces MSRGNDQLFGTFSTWQLTTLVTSTLIGVGVLTLPRATSTALEQSGWLAPFIGGLISIAACWLIAQLSRLYPGRTIVRYSPLVWGTTKSVKVGVLLSLPFVVSFLLYLFTVTAFTARIFGEVVVTAVLLQTPLEATIITMFLLVVALCQYEPEVVARVNELLFPLIILPILLLAIASFQKADWNNLLPVQISSWDKLVDGLMESTISFEGFEVMFIYFAFAQQGTSRRTASVVGITMAILVYTLIVLAGIAVFGPNELQLLTWPTLELVKTTQVPGLVLERIESAFLAVWVAAVFTTVGNVYYAFIYGLRQLLGRGMAFQRIMSVFLLIPLFAVALFPQNLDELFRYSSYLGYLGLVVNLVYPLLYIIVSYLRKRHRKAVRGESVD; this is translated from the coding sequence GTGAGCAGAGGAAACGATCAGTTATTTGGCACTTTCTCCACCTGGCAGTTGACGACGCTGGTCACCAGTACGCTGATCGGAGTCGGAGTACTCACCTTGCCGCGAGCCACATCAACTGCGTTGGAGCAATCAGGATGGTTGGCACCGTTTATCGGCGGACTGATCAGCATCGCCGCCTGCTGGCTGATCGCCCAGCTTAGCCGTCTCTATCCGGGACGTACGATTGTGCGATACAGTCCGTTAGTGTGGGGAACGACCAAGTCGGTAAAAGTGGGCGTGTTGCTAAGCCTCCCTTTTGTCGTCAGCTTTCTGCTCTATTTATTTACCGTCACCGCCTTTACAGCACGTATCTTTGGTGAAGTGGTGGTCACGGCGGTGCTGCTGCAAACACCTCTGGAAGCGACCATTATCACCATGTTTTTGTTGGTGGTGGCTCTGTGTCAGTATGAACCTGAGGTGGTCGCCCGGGTCAATGAACTGCTTTTTCCGCTGATTATCCTGCCCATTTTGTTACTAGCCATCGCTTCTTTCCAGAAAGCAGATTGGAACAATCTGCTGCCGGTTCAGATCTCCTCCTGGGACAAGCTGGTGGACGGTTTAATGGAATCAACCATTTCATTTGAAGGATTTGAAGTGATGTTCATCTATTTTGCGTTTGCCCAGCAAGGGACATCGAGGAGGACGGCCAGCGTGGTCGGGATCACCATGGCGATCTTGGTCTACACCTTGATCGTGTTGGCCGGCATTGCTGTATTTGGTCCTAACGAATTACAGTTGCTAACCTGGCCGACACTGGAGTTGGTCAAAACCACACAGGTTCCAGGGCTTGTTTTGGAGCGGATCGAGTCAGCCTTTTTGGCGGTTTGGGTGGCAGCCGTCTTTACAACCGTCGGGAATGTTTACTACGCTTTCATCTATGGTCTGCGGCAGCTGCTTGGCAGGGGCATGGCATTTCAGCGGATCATGTCTGTTTTCCTGTTGATTCCGCTGTTCGCTGTCGCCCTTTTCCCACAGAATCTCGATGAACTGTTTCGCTATAGCAGTTACCTTGGCTATCTCGGTCTGGTTGTGAATCTAGTCTATCCGCTGCTTTATATCATTGTTTCGTATTTGCGAAAGCGACACCGGAAAGCAGTGCGGGGTGAGAGTGTTGACTAG
- a CDS encoding spore germination protein, with amino-acid sequence MSIREQWRQMKNKKRQKVHEDHFHQTMQSVPARPLTTDLKENIQMISQILGSTDDLAIRLIRLKESGKSAAVLHLSGMAKKEDISEFIVKYLTTSIHESEEPAIHEIERGADLRHVIRSILSGNAILLIEGKREAYIASTPGWDRRGVEEPRVEAVVRGPRDGFTETLTVNAALIRFRLRDPNLRLRRLVVGERTQTAVNVMYLDGLADPGIVDEVIQRIQKIRVDGVLESGYIEQFIEDRTWSPFPQIQNTERPDKVVANLLEGKVAILVEGTPFVLVAPAVFSQFYQSPEDYYERFYISIFIRVIRFTSMMIALFLPSLYIAFSSFHPEMIPSKLVIAMAAGRSTVPFPSIVEAFIMEITIEILREASVRLPGPIGPTIGIVGALVVGEAAVTAGLASPIMVIIVALTTIGSFATPSYSAAISIRMLRFPMMIMAGIFGLYGIMLFLILIVIHLSSIKSFGVPYMSPLSPIKIRDMRDLLVRLPLSRMRRRPSLFNPLDEVRMERREGP; translated from the coding sequence ATGAGTATACGAGAGCAGTGGAGACAGATGAAAAACAAAAAACGGCAGAAGGTGCATGAAGATCACTTTCATCAAACCATGCAGTCGGTTCCCGCCCGTCCTCTCACAACCGATCTGAAGGAGAACATCCAGATGATCAGTCAAATCCTCGGTTCCACCGACGACCTCGCGATCCGGCTGATCCGACTAAAGGAGAGCGGGAAATCTGCAGCTGTGCTCCATCTCAGTGGCATGGCCAAAAAAGAGGATATTAGCGAGTTTATTGTCAAGTACCTGACGACATCGATACACGAAAGCGAAGAACCGGCCATCCACGAGATAGAGCGGGGAGCCGACCTGCGCCATGTAATTCGAAGCATCCTCTCGGGGAATGCCATTCTGTTGATCGAGGGAAAAAGGGAGGCTTACATCGCCAGCACACCTGGCTGGGATCGGCGCGGCGTGGAGGAGCCGCGCGTAGAGGCGGTGGTACGTGGGCCGCGGGACGGTTTTACCGAGACCCTCACCGTTAATGCGGCACTGATTCGGTTTCGACTGAGAGACCCGAATCTGCGATTACGTCGGTTGGTGGTAGGTGAGCGGACACAGACTGCGGTCAACGTGATGTATCTGGACGGTCTGGCAGATCCGGGGATCGTCGATGAGGTGATCCAGCGTATCCAAAAGATCAGGGTGGACGGCGTTCTGGAAAGCGGCTATATCGAACAGTTTATTGAAGACCGCACTTGGTCGCCGTTTCCCCAGATCCAAAACACCGAACGGCCAGACAAGGTAGTGGCCAACCTGCTGGAGGGAAAAGTGGCCATTCTCGTGGAAGGGACACCGTTTGTGTTGGTTGCACCTGCTGTCTTCTCCCAGTTTTATCAGAGTCCGGAAGACTACTACGAACGCTTCTACATCAGTATTTTCATTCGGGTGATTCGATTTACCAGCATGATGATCGCGCTGTTTTTACCGTCTTTGTACATTGCCTTTAGCTCGTTTCATCCGGAGATGATCCCCTCGAAGCTGGTGATCGCGATGGCAGCTGGTCGTTCAACCGTGCCGTTTCCATCGATTGTGGAAGCCTTCATCATGGAGATCACGATTGAGATCTTGCGCGAGGCAAGTGTTCGACTGCCTGGACCGATTGGGCCTACGATTGGGATTGTCGGAGCACTGGTCGTCGGTGAGGCGGCGGTTACGGCAGGTCTGGCCAGCCCGATCATGGTGATCATTGTGGCGCTGACGACGATTGGCTCTTTTGCGACTCCCAGCTATAGTGCCGCTATCTCGATCCGCATGCTGCGCTTTCCGATGATGATTATGGCTGGCATATTTGGACTGTACGGGATCATGCTGTTCCTGATCTTGATCGTCATCCATCTCTCCTCCATCAAATCGTTTGGTGTTCCGTACATGTCGCCGTTAAGCCCGATCAAAATCCGCGACATGCGGGATTTACTCGTCCGTCTGCCGTTGTCTAGGATGCGGAGGCGGCCATCGCTGTTTAACCCGCTGGATGAGGTGCGGATGGAAAGGAGAGAAGGGCCGTGA
- a CDS encoding DUF1294 domain-containing protein, with the protein MKQQQKLAAHRKMRNGILACGWLAMIYGWYSERLLFLFAGWLLINLYSFGLMAADKRSARQHRLRIPESSLLMLAALGGAMGTGVGMVTFRHKTRHSWFVLGVPLLIVLHLLLFFRLAW; encoded by the coding sequence GTGAAGCAGCAGCAGAAGCTTGCAGCCCATCGAAAGATGAGAAATGGAATATTAGCTTGCGGCTGGCTCGCGATGATCTATGGTTGGTACAGCGAACGGCTGCTGTTCCTGTTTGCTGGCTGGCTATTGATCAATCTCTACTCTTTTGGGTTGATGGCAGCTGACAAGCGATCGGCACGCCAGCATCGGCTGCGGATTCCCGAGAGCAGTCTGCTCATGCTGGCCGCTCTCGGCGGGGCGATGGGGACGGGAGTGGGTATGGTTACCTTCCGTCATAAAACGAGGCATTCGTGGTTTGTGCTTGGTGTACCGTTGCTGATCGTGCTTCATCTGCTGCTGTTCTTCCGTTTGGCGTGGTAA
- a CDS encoding DedA family protein — protein sequence MEINFETLLTFIEQYGYFALFFLLWLGIVGLPIPDELVVATGGLVASLGYLDPVYAFVVDYMGVVSGLTIGYLLGKWFGKPILRWLSRKKKMERYIVRSTALIEKYGAYALCLCYLFPVVRHIVPYVVAIGGMNFRRYALFSYTTGLVWTFFFYMVGFLFGQHMDTIIEMSRRYGYYGLGLLILLIIAGLGIRRLVLANRSYKPERE from the coding sequence ATGGAAATCAACTTTGAGACACTGCTTACTTTTATTGAGCAATACGGCTATTTTGCTTTGTTTTTTTTGCTGTGGCTAGGCATCGTCGGACTGCCGATTCCTGATGAACTGGTCGTGGCTACCGGCGGATTAGTCGCTTCCCTTGGTTATCTGGATCCCGTTTACGCATTTGTGGTTGATTACATGGGAGTTGTCTCCGGATTGACGATCGGATATCTGTTGGGCAAGTGGTTCGGAAAGCCGATCCTCCGTTGGCTGTCGCGAAAGAAAAAGATGGAACGTTATATTGTCCGTTCCACCGCATTGATTGAAAAGTACGGGGCATACGCCCTCTGTCTCTGCTATCTCTTTCCGGTGGTGAGACACATCGTTCCCTATGTCGTAGCCATCGGGGGAATGAACTTTCGACGGTATGCGTTGTTTTCCTATACAACCGGACTAGTTTGGACTTTTTTCTTTTACATGGTTGGCTTTCTGTTTGGTCAGCACATGGATACGATCATAGAGATGTCCCGCAGGTATGGATATTACGGACTGGGGCTGCTGATCTTGCTGATCATCGCGGGATTGGGAATCCGCCGTCTGGTCTTGGCCAACCGCTCTTACAAACCGGAGAGGGAGTAA
- a CDS encoding TrkH family potassium uptake protein: MKRNQMKQRFRFNPPQVLVAGFALIIVIGASLLRLPMATEDGLGMDWLDAFFTATSATCVTGLVVVDTGTTFSLFGELVILTLIQIGGLGFMTFATLYALFLGKRISLKERLLLQQSLNQVSMEGIVRLVQLLLIFTAICEVVGGLLLAARFAYDMPVAQALYYGIFHAISNFNNAGFDLMGEFRSFTGYVTDPMMNIVLYALIVLGGLGFMVMAELYDYRYRHRLSMHTKVVLATTGSLIALGTVVIFLLEFSNPKTLQPLSMFGKFLASLYQSITPRTAGSNTLDITQMHHSTLFFIMFLMFIGASPGSTGGGIKTTTFATLMGAVWSQIKGREDIVFFRQRIMPHMIAKSLTVIVSSLFLIAVTTMVLTITEGKIEFIKILFEAVSASSTVGLSMGLTPELTPYGRMMLILTMFAGRVGPLTIAFALAQRKQKEYFRYPQGKIMIG, encoded by the coding sequence ATGAAACGAAATCAGATGAAACAGCGCTTTCGCTTTAACCCTCCACAAGTGCTTGTCGCCGGTTTTGCCTTGATCATCGTGATCGGAGCATCGCTGCTTCGCTTGCCGATGGCGACGGAGGATGGTCTTGGCATGGATTGGCTGGACGCTTTTTTCACTGCCACTTCAGCCACTTGTGTAACCGGTCTGGTGGTGGTCGATACGGGCACCACGTTTAGTCTGTTTGGCGAACTGGTGATCCTCACCTTGATCCAGATAGGCGGCCTCGGGTTTATGACATTTGCAACGCTTTACGCCTTGTTTTTAGGGAAGCGAATCTCGTTGAAGGAACGCCTGCTTCTGCAGCAGTCGCTCAACCAGGTCTCGATGGAAGGAATTGTGCGATTGGTCCAACTGCTGCTGATCTTTACGGCGATCTGTGAAGTGGTCGGCGGTCTGCTGCTGGCAGCCCGTTTTGCATATGACATGCCAGTTGCTCAAGCCTTGTATTACGGCATCTTTCACGCGATCTCCAACTTTAACAATGCCGGATTTGACCTGATGGGGGAGTTTAGGAGTTTTACCGGCTATGTAACCGATCCTATGATGAATATCGTGCTGTATGCCTTGATTGTGCTCGGTGGGCTCGGATTTATGGTGATGGCCGAACTGTACGATTACCGCTACCGCCATCGTTTGTCCATGCACACCAAGGTGGTGCTGGCGACAACAGGCAGTTTGATTGCGCTAGGCACCGTGGTGATCTTTTTGCTGGAATTCAGCAATCCAAAGACGTTGCAGCCGCTCTCGATGTTCGGGAAGTTTCTCGCTTCGCTGTACCAGTCGATCACACCGCGCACAGCCGGCTCCAATACACTGGACATCACGCAAATGCATCATTCAACCTTATTCTTCATCATGTTTTTGATGTTTATCGGCGCGTCTCCAGGCTCAACCGGCGGCGGTATCAAGACAACGACGTTTGCCACGCTGATGGGTGCTGTTTGGTCGCAGATCAAAGGAAGAGAAGATATCGTCTTTTTCCGGCAGCGAATCATGCCGCACATGATTGCCAAGTCGCTCACTGTTATCGTCAGCAGCTTGTTCCTTATCGCTGTCACTACGATGGTGCTGACGATTACCGAGGGAAAGATAGAGTTCATTAAAATTCTGTTCGAGGCAGTCTCGGCCTCCTCTACAGTGGGTCTGTCGATGGGTCTTACCCCGGAATTGACTCCTTATGGCCGGATGATGTTGATCTTGACGATGTTTGCCGGACGGGTCGGTCCGCTGACCATCGCCTTTGCGCTGGCTCAGCGGAAGCAGAAAGAGTATTTCCGCTATCCACAGGGGAAAATCATGATTGGATAA